The Flavobacterium commune genome contains the following window.
TTCTGTAAACTGTATTTCTTAATCCTATTTCGACCAAAACTAATAATCCTGCCAGCCATACAAAGGCTCTGTATTTTTCGTCATAATCATAAAATTTCAACTCTTCTATTTCAGTAGTTTCCAGTTTATTAATCTCAGCGTAAATCTCTTCTAATTTACTGTTACTTGTGGCTCTAAAATACCTTCCATCAGTTTTTTGGGCAATACTTCGCATCAATCGCTCATCGATTTCTACTTTCATCATTTGGAACAAAAACTGTCCGTTCGGTCCTATTGCATAAGGAAACTCTGCCATTCCATTTGTCCCAATCCCGATAGTATATACTTTAATTCCGTATTGTTTCGCAATATCAGCTGCAGTTTCAGGTTCGATAAAACCGGCATTGTTTACCCCATCAGTCAGTAAAATAATTACCTTACTCTTAGCCTGACTGTCTTTCAATCGGTTTACGGCTGTTGCTAATCCCATCCCAATTCCGGTTCCGTCTTTCAGAACATTGTCGTATTTGATACTTGCAATGGCTTCTTCAACAATAAGTTTATCACTGGTTACAGGAGTTTTAGTATAAGCTTCAGAGGCATAAACTACTAATCCTATTCGATCATTAGGTCTTTGTTCCACAAAATCAATAGCCACTCTTTTTAAAGCTTCCATACGGTTAGGCTTCAAATCCTTAGCAAGCATACTTCCCGAAACGTCCACCGCCATCACAATATCAATTCCTTTAGT
Protein-coding sequences here:
- a CDS encoding vWA domain-containing protein; translation: MAKITFLNPEFFWLFLLIPLAIIWLVLKRNQQSATLKVSSIKGFKTAPSLLAKLKPYLNVLRLLALSSLIVAMARPRTVDISNKTKTTKGIDIVMAVDVSGSMLAKDLKPNRMEALKRVAIDFVEQRPNDRIGLVVYASEAYTKTPVTSDKLIVEEAIASIKYDNVLKDGTGIGMGLATAVNRLKDSQAKSKVIILLTDGVNNAGFIEPETAADIAKQYGIKVYTIGIGTNGMAEFPYAIGPNGQFLFQMMKVEIDERLMRSIAQKTDGRYFRATSNSKLEEIYAEINKLETTEIEELKFYDYDEKYRAFVWLAGLLVLVEIGLRNTVYRSFI